One segment of Rhodopirellula baltica SH 1 DNA contains the following:
- a CDS encoding Gfo/Idh/MocA family protein, which translates to MKLRIGLIGLGDQWQSMHRPALRMLGDRFDVRAIYCNVSKLAESAVSEFQADPVDGYQALVTRDDIDAVLVLENSWLRFHPATAACRAGKAVYWASDLDFDPVRDREFKNCVQDSGVAFMAGLPRRFAPATLRLKELIATHLGSPRLIFCHKRLCLEDAPLKRRDQITRRGVEGNLGDDSRVDPEEIRARMTRTELMQLIDWCCYVVGERPLSVMSANHSPEEAADYQALSLLFNDASSGRGARKHFTTGTPAATSNGSATDSVRSNGEHKGVTAQVSCGSYIPAQWQEAIGFRPPAAMQVCCENGVAFVDLPGTLVWFDDAGRHQEFLEGESPVGEKMLGQFHRAVTSLVRNLSGLEDAFNAAAILKAARTSLHEGRRVDLGDLA; encoded by the coding sequence GTGAAATTGCGAATCGGATTGATCGGATTGGGCGATCAATGGCAGTCCATGCACCGGCCTGCATTGCGGATGCTAGGAGATCGATTCGATGTTCGTGCGATCTATTGCAACGTGTCCAAATTGGCCGAATCAGCGGTCTCAGAATTTCAAGCGGACCCTGTCGATGGTTACCAAGCGTTGGTGACGCGCGATGACATTGATGCCGTTTTGGTGCTCGAGAACTCGTGGTTGCGGTTCCATCCCGCGACAGCAGCGTGTCGGGCGGGCAAAGCGGTTTACTGGGCCAGCGATTTGGATTTCGATCCGGTCCGCGATCGTGAATTTAAGAATTGCGTGCAGGATTCCGGGGTCGCGTTCATGGCCGGTTTGCCACGCCGGTTTGCTCCCGCGACATTGCGGCTGAAGGAATTGATTGCGACTCACCTGGGATCGCCCCGGCTGATCTTTTGTCACAAACGACTTTGTCTGGAAGACGCTCCACTGAAACGACGTGACCAAATCACGCGTCGTGGCGTTGAAGGAAACTTGGGCGATGATTCGCGGGTCGACCCGGAAGAGATTCGTGCTCGGATGACGCGTACCGAATTGATGCAGTTGATCGACTGGTGTTGTTACGTGGTCGGGGAACGTCCCCTCAGTGTGATGTCGGCCAACCACTCGCCCGAAGAAGCAGCGGACTACCAAGCTCTCAGTTTGTTGTTCAATGACGCGAGTTCTGGTCGAGGGGCGCGGAAGCATTTCACGACTGGCACTCCAGCTGCGACATCCAATGGAAGTGCCACCGATAGTGTTCGAAGCAACGGCGAACACAAAGGTGTTACCGCCCAAGTCAGCTGTGGCAGTTACATTCCTGCTCAATGGCAAGAAGCGATCGGTTTTCGACCGCCCGCGGCGATGCAAGTTTGTTGTGAGAATGGAGTCGCGTTTGTCGATCTTCCCGGTACGTTGGTGTGGTTCGATGACGCCGGTCGTCATCAAGAGTTCTTGGAAGGCGAATCCCCGGTTGGTGAAAAAATGCTCGGCCAATTCCATCGTGCGGTGACGAGTTTGGTTCGTAACCTGAGTGGATTGGAAGACGCCTTCAACGCAGCCGCGATTTTGAAGGCGGCTCGCACCAGTTTGCATGAAGGACGACGAGTTGATCTGGGAGATCTCGCGTGA
- a CDS encoding J domain-containing protein, whose amino-acid sequence MSDPAWHHLPHDPRSFFDLAEGFDRRDLKRAYGKLIRQFKPETHPQEFQRIRSAYEQLENAERYGRNQAESQSAADAWKPSANTDRQSTSESQPDNTSNSDATQRSPKRPTPPVSPVDEAIANPRESYTRLSQKHSRSPLEYYILAVLSDLLVKPANNSEKPNDSEKHRPQFLQWLLDGLQEHPQEPGLISLVAGTLRGDVPDDQIQTLLPKIAKSIRSSLFYRLTEPLWERLLIDQPFEVFEGLIRECESHLRQGDPRGRLAFCLRILRTAIWTAPTEWTQSQLETLSGQAADLDDSMHNDLEFVELLHSYLSSTKSSASALPARAAMESFLRTYCTGDGPMATAEMARCLDEIARDAHGVQESFPINQEQDDHSLFLLMMMATSDLAETTGLIAPAPDEEKNNRQAVSCLRDLKNTLQDVVHRVSWIDTTYKWLPFAGLYLVYGILFTVLWFIAMTIVNQVIYSSATGTISVLIMIAGLLSFPVLYFWWFFPKYLAERAENSRQKYFSTCYTKRWRGRLFRYVQSCGESPNDSLTRLNGAAAFHDDTEWMNLVLSFCHGDLGLLIFARAQLFVG is encoded by the coding sequence ATGTCTGACCCCGCGTGGCACCATCTTCCGCACGATCCAAGATCGTTCTTCGACTTAGCGGAAGGCTTCGATCGCCGTGATCTGAAACGTGCCTATGGAAAGCTGATTCGCCAGTTCAAACCAGAAACGCATCCTCAAGAATTCCAAAGAATACGATCGGCATATGAACAACTCGAGAACGCCGAACGATACGGAAGGAACCAAGCGGAAAGCCAATCCGCAGCGGATGCTTGGAAACCCAGCGCCAACACTGATCGGCAATCCACATCCGAATCGCAACCTGACAACACGTCGAACTCGGACGCAACACAACGATCACCCAAACGTCCAACGCCACCGGTTTCGCCCGTCGATGAAGCGATCGCGAATCCACGTGAATCGTACACGCGTCTTTCGCAAAAACATTCACGCTCGCCGCTGGAATACTACATCCTCGCGGTGCTCAGCGATCTTCTCGTCAAACCAGCCAACAACAGCGAGAAACCCAATGACAGCGAAAAACATCGCCCACAGTTTTTGCAATGGTTGCTGGATGGTTTGCAAGAACATCCGCAAGAACCCGGTCTGATCTCGCTCGTCGCCGGCACGCTCCGTGGTGATGTGCCGGACGATCAGATTCAAACGCTTTTGCCAAAGATCGCCAAATCAATTCGTTCCTCGTTGTTCTATCGATTGACCGAACCGCTTTGGGAACGCCTGCTGATCGATCAACCGTTTGAAGTCTTTGAAGGTTTGATCCGCGAATGTGAGAGCCATCTGCGGCAGGGCGATCCGCGAGGTCGACTGGCGTTCTGTCTACGAATTCTGCGGACCGCCATTTGGACCGCCCCCACGGAATGGACTCAATCGCAACTCGAAACGTTGTCTGGCCAAGCCGCGGACTTGGATGATTCGATGCACAACGATTTGGAATTCGTTGAACTGCTGCACAGTTATCTTTCGTCGACCAAGTCATCCGCGTCAGCGTTGCCAGCGCGTGCGGCGATGGAATCGTTTCTGCGAACCTACTGCACCGGCGACGGACCGATGGCGACGGCGGAAATGGCACGTTGCCTCGACGAGATTGCTCGTGATGCTCACGGCGTTCAGGAATCATTCCCAATCAACCAAGAACAGGACGATCACTCGTTGTTCTTGTTGATGATGATGGCCACATCGGACTTGGCCGAAACAACTGGCTTGATCGCCCCCGCACCAGACGAAGAGAAGAACAACCGACAGGCCGTGTCGTGTTTGCGTGACCTCAAGAACACGTTGCAAGATGTTGTGCATCGCGTTTCGTGGATCGACACAACCTACAAATGGCTTCCCTTCGCGGGACTCTACTTGGTCTACGGAATCCTCTTCACGGTGCTTTGGTTCATCGCGATGACGATCGTCAATCAAGTGATCTACTCGTCGGCGACCGGCACGATCAGCGTGTTGATCATGATCGCGGGTCTCCTCAGCTTTCCCGTCTTGTACTTCTGGTGGTTCTTTCCCAAGTACCTTGCTGAGCGAGCTGAGAACTCTCGTCAAAAATACTTTTCAACGTGCTACACCAAACGTTGGCGCGGGCGTCTGTTCCGCTATGTGCAATCCTGCGGTGAATCCCCCAACGATTCTTTGACCCGACTGAACGGAGCGGCGGCATTCCACGACGACACCGAGTGGATGAACCTGGTCCTCAGTTTTTGCCACGGCGATCTTGGACTACTGATCTTCGCCCGAGCGCAGCTGTTTGTGGGGTAA
- a CDS encoding transglutaminase-like domain-containing protein: protein MPSFKTLFATAIVFAALSFPAAVAQDTIVDRQDQAAGKVPSIPSGLNQGFSIVRTPAKRVTATITFAVDIPSVKANTWVFAMPEPPDLPSQTLVHASTKPNSERIKDKSVFERTIRRCRIEVQHDSQTSAAQFRCDDEIQLFNRSLKYEKRITTENAPVDPLSADDRAIFLRSTPEYDYQSEEFRKWKTKNRFQRRRTEGEVRFAQRVFQKLANTYQYSYVPSEDRTASLLCQSDATDCGGLSTLFATVMRSEGVPARILSGRWAISANPGETINDQPYYQYHVIAEFYAQGVGWIPLDISSAIIHDRTKTKLQYFGQSDGDFITYHVDPGVEFDTDLHGDYRAAYFQIPLMWLTGEGTLDQFSHKESWTVSPK, encoded by the coding sequence ATGCCATCATTCAAAACGCTATTCGCCACAGCGATCGTGTTCGCCGCTTTGTCGTTCCCGGCAGCTGTGGCACAAGACACCATCGTCGACCGGCAGGACCAAGCTGCGGGCAAAGTACCTTCCATCCCCAGCGGTCTCAATCAAGGTTTCTCGATTGTGCGTACGCCGGCTAAACGAGTCACCGCGACGATCACCTTCGCAGTCGACATTCCTTCGGTGAAAGCCAACACCTGGGTTTTCGCGATGCCAGAGCCACCGGACTTGCCCAGCCAAACGCTGGTTCACGCGAGCACAAAACCCAACAGTGAACGAATCAAAGACAAATCTGTGTTTGAGCGAACCATTCGTCGGTGTCGCATCGAGGTCCAGCATGACTCACAGACCAGTGCTGCTCAGTTCCGATGCGATGACGAAATTCAGTTGTTCAATCGGTCGCTGAAATACGAAAAACGGATCACCACAGAGAACGCTCCAGTCGATCCGCTGTCTGCCGACGACCGAGCAATCTTTTTGCGATCGACACCCGAATACGACTATCAGTCCGAAGAATTCCGAAAGTGGAAAACGAAGAACCGATTCCAACGCAGACGGACTGAGGGCGAAGTCCGGTTCGCTCAACGCGTCTTTCAAAAGCTCGCCAACACGTACCAGTACTCGTACGTCCCCAGCGAAGACAGAACCGCATCGCTGCTGTGCCAATCGGATGCAACCGACTGCGGCGGGCTTTCCACTCTTTTCGCTACCGTGATGCGAAGCGAAGGCGTGCCGGCTCGGATTCTATCGGGCCGGTGGGCAATCTCTGCCAACCCGGGCGAGACAATCAATGATCAACCGTACTACCAATACCACGTGATCGCGGAGTTCTATGCGCAAGGTGTCGGGTGGATTCCGTTGGACATCTCATCGGCGATCATCCACGATCGCACCAAAACGAAACTGCAATACTTCGGGCAATCCGATGGTGACTTCATCACCTACCACGTCGATCCCGGCGTTGAGTTCGACACGGACCTTCACGGTGACTACCGTGCCGCATACTTCCAGATCCCATTGATGTGGCTGACCGGCGAAGGCACACTCGATCAATTCAGCCACAAGGAATCTTGGACAGTCAGCCCGAAGTAG